CTCGTACTGGAGCTATTACAAGTTTGTTGTTTTTTGCATATTATCTGTATCATGAGCCTAATAAATGGTTCATAATGCATGGCTATGATATTCTAGTGCCACCAAAAACCGGTGTTTTACTTAATTGGAAGTGCTTTTGGGCCTGCATACTAAATTTTCAAAGACGTCACATCTGCCATCTCGATCTTAACTTTTCACACATTAACATTTGAActctttttggtttgtttcTTATTctagtaattattttttagggttaaacacatttttagtccataaattttagaaattttatattttagtccctgagtttcaatttgcatcacagatgatacttcaattttgagaaatgactgaataagtacctcggttaacttctccgttcaaaaactaacagatcgccacgtgtcaacctcataggttgacacgtggcactatataaaaaaaattaaaaattaaaaatctttaaaaatgaattaaaaaaaataatattaaaaaataaattaaaaaaaaaaatttgaaaaaaatttgaaaaaaaaagggggtggctgccacccccttagcaaccatggggtggccggccacccccttggccggtctggggaccccttgacaaataaaaaaaaaaaaaaaaaaaaaaaaattcaagatcggttttggccccttgggggtggccggaccaccccctataccggccaagggggtggcccttttttttttttttttttttttcaatttttttaatattattattttttaattcatttttaaagatttttaatttttaatttttttatatagtgccacgtgtcaacctctgaagTTGACACATGGCGGTCCGTTAGTTTTttgacggagaagttaaccgaggtacttatttGGTTATTTCCTaaaactgaggtatcatctgtgatgcaaattgaaactcagaaactaaaaaataaagtttccaaaattcAAGAATTAGAGAAGTACttaaccctattttttattggtaagttatACAAGCAGCCATTGGGTCTTGAATCTATGGGTTCACCCTTTACCTTGTTTAATAGGGGGAGGAGATGTCATTTCAGCTATTTTTGTAGGTCAATACATCCAACCTTTTGGCTTTAAAGTAACTATGGATGAGTTGACTGGGATATAGGAGGTCCATTTTCTTTCCACTACTGGTCATTCTTAGCATGCTGGGTGTTTTTTTACTATGTTTTTAACTTAATGATTGTTagtgtattatattttattgttttgtctTGGTGCcttttcttttaacccctctaattGGTTGCGGTGggtttttgtatatatattggtggGGAAGAGGGGTGGTCGCTCCTAGCATTATGCTCTTTGGTGTATTTAAGGGAAAATATGAGCATATGTATGAACAGTCAGAGGAGTTCCAGCAGGAGCTGAAATTGAAGGTTCGAAAAATATTAACACTACAAGAATGGCGAAGGAGAAAAATGCAGATGAGGGTATGCTGAAAGCTCTGTTATTTCCTTGTTTCTAttgacttttcattttttgcttcATATTCTCATGATCGTGTAGATATCGAAAGAGGAAGGTAGATTGAAGAAggatgaagaagaaacaaaagagaTGTGGAAGAGAAAGCGTGAGCACGAGGAGAAGTGGGAAGGAATAAGAGGACAAAGGGTTTGTTTCCATAACTCTCTTCTAAGGGAGTTCAATAACAGATGCTTGTTTATGTCGCTGGTTTTCATACTGTTTGCCATAACTTTTTGGAATGTTCTActgaaaattatagaaaaatgaaatgtaGATGTTCTATTGTAATTATCATATTGGAGTAGATTTGAAAAGAATCATATATACCAAGTTGGATTTTAAAGAATATGCCAACTTTTTCATCCCTGTTTGAGAAGCTTATGATGCTTAGTTGAAAGTAGGATTGGTAAAGGGGGAGTGAAAATGGAAGGTGGTGTGATCAATGAGTGGAAGGATATTCCTATGGAGCTCTTATTGCAATGGCAATTAACAGACATTGCCATGCTTTTGTTGCCATTGCCATAGAAACAATCTATGTTCTTTTACATTATCAACATATTATAAGCTGAGACACATTGTTTGGCAGGATGATGATCAGCTATAGGAAAGGCTTGGTTGTGACTAGTCTGGTTCTTCTTAAGTGGATACTGTGTTTTGGGTTGGTTTAGTACTGGTGTATGGTAATTGTGGGGACTATTTGTTTTGTAATGTCCTATTTAGGGAGTAATGTGCACCTGTGTGATTGTGAGGGTACTACCGTACTAGATTTAAGGTAGTATCCTTAATTTCCTTCTGATGATGATttgcttattatatatatatatatatatttaacttttAGGGTATTAGCCTTGACCCAGTCGACGCtaatgtcattaaaaaaaaatttaattttttttttaggatattaGCGTTGACTATGTCGACGCTAATGGcctattataatttttatttttaaaaaaaatttaggctaTTAGGGGTCGACGCTAATAGcctattaactttttttaaagaaattatttttaaggtATCAGCATCCACAAGAGTCGACGCTGATGatagactattagcgtcgactacTTATCAGTGCCGACTTGTGATATATGTGTTACAAGTTTTAGCGTCGGCCACATATAGCATTAGTGTCGACATATGTCGACACTAATAGTGTATAATCAACGTCGACACTGATGATGGATTGATGATAATTAGCATCGAGCTTTTAGTGTCGACTTATTAGCGCCAAAAGTTGACGCTAatgagtaaatttttttttaaagtcgactctaaaaaaaagttaaagggttttcccatggggtggttcgatCACCCCAAGGGCCAAATCCTCTAAAaaaagccacccccatgggTCATGGGGATGGTTCAGCCACCCGTAGACCGGCCGGTCTAGGGGTGATCGAACTACTCCCGTagcccttaggggtggttcgatcacccccaaggggccaaaacccataattttattttttcttttcttttctgccaTAGGGTTGCCGAACCACCCcgcatggggtggttcggccacccaaccacccccttggccaaaattgGGGTGGCCAAGGAGCCACccctgttttcttttcttcttcttttttttttcaatttttttttttaatttattattttattatttttaattaatttttaagattttatttttatatagtgccacgtgtcaacctcagcggttgacatgGGTTGGCCATTAATATTTGGACAGAAAATGTAATAGAAATACCAAAGTGATTTTTACCCCTAAACTCAGGTCTTCCtatgaaataaatgaaaactcatgtactaaatttaaaaaagcttaaaattcAAGTACCAATAAGGTACTTAAccgtaattattttttttggataacttcacaaaaggatATTGAACTATTAAGCGTTTTGATGAAAGGATatcaaactatcatttctctCGAACCGGTgtattaaactatcaaaaacccTCAAATAAGGGTATTCCGTCAGCTTTGGGCGTTAAATCCTGGCGGAATTCCCAAAAtacctctcttctttttttagaaaaaaaaaaaagagaaaaaaaaatgataggatttaggtgttggtcagaatttaacggaatttgcaaaaatacttatgcttgaatatttgaaaaaaattttaaaaaataaatactagggtattttggaaattttgacatgatttaatgCCAAAAGCTGACGGAATACTCTTATTTAAGggtttttaatagtttaatatCTTAGTTCGAGAGAAATGATAGTTTGGTATCCTTCGATCAAAACGCGTGATAGTTTAGTatcattttgtgaagttatcccattttttttaaaaaaaaaaaacgaaagatctgagtatttcattaatcaaagattatgagcataaagctcttacatcataAAGCATGAAACTCTGCAAAATCATAACCActtgctatgaggttacatagtcatagatacaaacaaaattcttacaataaagtgttatttatgattttcatcttccgctaacccatgtacaaaaatagttaaagagcagattaTATCTAAGACAActgtagccaaatatcctaaaaatttatttaaattggccgtgagagataaccccttaCACCTGACTAAGCTTCATCCCATAGATCGTCTGTGAGGTCAgatctaaaaagaagaaaactcttattcaaagtaaaaacacaaccagcaaacagcaGCAGCGGCCAATAAGGAGATAAACGGCACATCACGGAAGTAGATGGCTGGATGCATAGCGGAGAAGCCAAAATTGTTGATCTGGTTagagaacacctacaaacaaaagaaaaaccaaaatgagAGGGGGAGGGTGGGAGCTCTCAGATCTGTTTTCTAATGGGTGAAATCTAATTAGaacgtgttatttgaaaatAGAAGGCAAATCCACTTTAGAGATATAGTGCAATGCATTTAGTAAAAAGAATTAGATGCATTGCAATGTTTTATTCAAACATTGCAGTCAATTAACACATTCCAATTGATTGcaataattgaataaaaaaaaaatggttgcaATGCATCTAAGTCTTTTTACTAAATGTATTGCACTATATCTGTAAAGTGGACATGcctttccctttctctttttcttattcaaacATCGCAATCAATTGGAATGTGTTAATTGATTGCAATGTTTGAATAAATCTAATTCTTTTTACCAAACGCATTGCACTTTGTCTCTATAGTGGATTTgcctttccctttctttctttttttattcaaacattGCAATCAATTAACATGTGTTAACTGATTGCAATGTTTGAATAAAAAACAAGTGGTTGCAATGCATCTAACTCTTTTTACCAAATGCATTGCACTATATCTCTGAAGTGGCCGGATTTGCCTTCCCCTTTCAGAAAATTTAGAGATATCCCTAGGTTTAAAGACGATATAACACAAATCCTGATGTTGGTAATTACACCTGGAATATGGGCCTTTATTCAGTAAACTAACATATAAGTTCTCCCAAAAATTAGAACAGCTTGtcggattaatttttttttttccatccattttctAAGCGATCGATATGATCGATGATTGGGAcatgatatatattttcaagaatATAGTTTTCTTCTAATCTTGGTcgaagaaaattcttttaatccgatctattaaattaaaatgtcTTCAAAATGCTTGAGAAATTTCACATGCAATATTTTTAACAGAGTATGTGAGCAGTAAATACATTTTGAACACGTACACTGTTTTAGAGAAATTTTCTCCAATTGAGTCACACTCTTTGGTCTGAGTACATGAAAATGTTTACTTgaatgcaaaaataaaaataaaaatatgaatactTATTCATGTGGATGCGGTGCACTCATATTATGGCATTTATTAGACTTCAACCATTTCCTTTACCGATTATCAGCATAAAGCTGGACATAGCAAAAGAAGTATGAATTCAAAATCGGATAATTAATTTCAAgccattaattttgttttcaagtCATTAATTTCTAGTCATATCCATTTGCATGTGCTTTCCCAAGTCATAAATTTCTTGCCAGCAGATACATTTCTCAAAACCTGTAAttaatttgatttctttttcattgttcTTTCTAGAGAGAGTCAGCGAAAAAGAGATGCAGGGAAATCTAAGCTTTGCTACAGAATCGGGCGACACAACCTCTAAGTTTGATGATGATGGCCGCCCAAAACGAactggtaatatatatatatatatatttatatatcttttaCTCTTTCTATGAAAACATAAACTCTCTAAGAGGAAAGGGTTtgacttcattttctttttggcatggtttttgaattttgaaggaACCTTGACGACTGCAAGTGCCCATATCATAACAGCAGTTGTTGGGTCTGGAATACTGTCTCTTGCATGGGCCATTGCTCAGTTGGGTTGGATTGCTGGGGTTTTTACTCTCGTTATCTTCTCCATCATCACTTTGTATACTTCTGCTCTACTTGCTAACTGTTATAGGTCTCCTGACCCTATTACTGGGAGAAGAAACTACACTTACATAGAGGCTGTAAAGAGCAACTTAGGTAAGAAGAAGatggcatttttctttttccaattgttgcttttgttttttcgtttttcttttttggatattCGAGGCTTTGGCCCGATTAGATTCTCAAGATATCATGCAAAACGCTCTCTTCACATGAATCGTGTAAAGGTCGGGTTTTCGTATGCTGCCATGATCCCAAcaaattgtttgcactcaatAGGATTGATTGGTTGAACTTTAGACCTGATTCTTTACGAGGCATCGGGACCAAATGACTTGCTACTTGAGCCAATCCTGTGGATGTTTTTTCTAGTTGATGCTGAGCCGAAGCATGTCTTTTGGCTGGAAGATCAGAACCTATTAGTTGATACTAAATCATTTGCTTATGAGGGAGATCTTCAGATGTAGATGCCTTTATGTTCGAGTGGTAAGTTATTTAAACTTGGTGCCTAATAAAATATTAGGTCTAAGATTTAACCCTTTTTGAATGCAAATAATTTATTGGAGCCATATTCGCAGCTTTACTTGATTTGTGTGGAGAGAGCGCTTTGCATGATATTTTGAGATCTAGTCCGATCCAATCCGGACTAAACCCTAGATACCcgggttattaaaaaaaaaaaaaaaaaaaaaaaaaaaaaaaactacaggtTCGAGGTAGGAAACTCATATACTCTCTCTTAACTCGATCTGATCTCTCTCTCCACAGGAGGACTTAAATACAAGCTTTGTGGTGTAGCTCAATATACGAATCTTGTAGGGCTGACAATTGGTTACACCATCACTTCCGCTATTAGCATGGCGTAAGCAATCCAAaatctcgtttttttttttttatttttttatttttttatttttattttttttattttgcgtGCTTGTAGTGCAATTTATTCAATTAAAGGTTCCCAAGTGATTTATTTCTTATGCTAATTGCTAATTAAAATCGTTTACAAATAGTTGTTCGAAGTGTAGAGAATTTAAGCAAGTGATTGTTAGAGACTATTTATAAAACTCACATGATCGAGTAAGTGATTAGataatctaatttttattgGGTCAAATAAGACCTATAACtggtctctcacaatctttTGTCCGAATATTCTATATTTCGAACATAAATAATTGTAGacaattctaatccgatttgaTGATCGAGTATGACCTCATTTCGTGTATGCATGTGCTCTTGAATAATTATGTGTGTAGAGTTCGGTCGAGTTagatttaacatatataatcTTCTATTTAAGTCTCAACACTACCCGCCCGAGCTCACGCACGAACACGAATCGTCACGTTTAAATGCGTGTAGCATATATGCTTTATTGAGTggtggttttgtttttgttaaccaGGGCCATCAAAAGATCGCACTGCTTTCATAAAAGTGGGCATGAAGTGGGGTGTCACACCTCAAACAATCCCTACATGATCCTCTTTGGAATCGTACAGATTATTCTGAGCCAAATACCAAAATTTCACGACCTCGCAGTGCTCTCCTACATCGCGGCAATCATGTCGTTCTCCTACGCTTTCATAGGCATTGGTCTTTCCGCAGCAAGAATAGCAGGTCAGCAACTACGTAAATCGGTAATAGTAATTGATGTGTTTTTTTACGACTGTGAATATTTGTGGTGCTCCATTCTTGAAAAAAGGTCAAAAGTAAAAATCCCAGAAAGAAACCAGTTGGTTCAATAAACGGGGCAAAATTACTGAATTCCCAAGGTTTGAAAAGCTTTAATTGGGACGTTTCGTTTTCAATGGATGGTCCAGAATTTTTCACGTCATCAATGctgattaaaaattaaaacattttctctcttttcagcCGTTAATCCTACTTGGCTACCTCCATCATGACTAGTGTACACCACAGTCTTCGCCACACCATTGGCTACTATCAATAAGATTCTCTCAATTTGATAGTTATTTTATggttattatttaaaattaatgcattttatgatatatttaaagttaatattaacatgtttttttaaaaaattaataatgtaaaattatatACACAGTTAGATGCACAAATTTTAATAATGACAATGAAATAtatcaatttttcatttgaaatagagatCCCATTCCCAATCTACCACTAGCACCGCAAGctgtctctcttttttctctcgtTAATTAAGGGGATGGCTTCACAACCCTCAAAAATCAGGTTGGGGTGGCTAAGACGTATCACCCCTCCATAAACCCAAAGATGTGACCAAACCGCAGTCAAAGGGAGTGATTAGGCCATTTCTAACATGAGAAATGATAGACATGGGACGGTTGAACCGTCCCGTGTCcgtcatttaataattaaaaaatattttttaataaaaaaaatgaaaaaaatgcataaaaaataaattttaaaaaaatatatattatattttttaattattaaataacagATTGTAGACGGTCAAACATTCCCTATCTATCATTTCTCCTTCCAACACAGCCTTTGCTGGTGGATGATCCACTCTCAAAAAACGATTCGACCACTCTTTTGGATGtttagggggtggccgaacaaaATATAATTCGGCATAGGCTAGTAATAGCAATGAGCCGATGAGAGTGGCAAGGACAAAAGAGTTACGATGGTTATGAAAGAGGTAGGGCTTGGCAGCTGGAAAGAGAAACACTTCGGGCTTGTTCGGTAAaagcaataaatttttttctcccACTcttcacttatcccaaaaacaattaacttcaaaacattctaactttatattacattaataatttttttttattatttaaataaataaaaattcacaacaatacaaaacttttttacttttctatacaaattcttgttactttatatcacatctatcacttccaACTCCCAATACCACTTCTCCTcccccttaccaaacaaggcctttaGCTTCTAATTTGCATTGATGACGTGAAATATTTTGGgctatttatttaaaatgaacggTAACAAATTACAATTCAAGTTATTGCACCCTATGTATATAATATCCTGAGTATTGCATAGAATCTAGAACCAACTGGGTTTGGCTCCATCAAAACTAGTCTATAGTATGATTGAAATCCAAAATATAGCTTACCATGATCCCTACAATCATGATCTAACCTGAGTTTTGGCTCAAAACTTGACGGTGGAAAGGATCATAACGAGTTTTTGGGTGAAGCCTAGGCAATAAAATCTAGTGTAGTCATTTTTCCACCCCAGAAGTTTTAGAGCATGTTTGGCAACCATCTCGATCTAAtctctccctcttcttcttcttcttcttcttctttttttttttttttttttttttttttttcaaaaaagtgaAGTCCAAAACATTctagttttttactttttttttttattcactttttatatcacattaataatttttattactatttaaataaaaaaaaaaacccactaccaAACAAAATCTGTGCAATTTcagcaaaaaaaaatgagatgtaaCTTACATTTAAGCCCTTATAAGTGCAATATTTTTAGCAGTTTACAGGTTCAAAAGCCA
The sequence above is drawn from the Alnus glutinosa chromosome 11, dhAlnGlut1.1, whole genome shotgun sequence genome and encodes:
- the LOC133880991 gene encoding uncharacterized protein LOC133880991, which gives rise to MYEQSEEFQQELKLKVRKILTLQEWRRRKMQMRISKEEGRLKKDEEETKEMWKRKREHEEKWEGIRGQRVCFHNSLLREFNNRCLFMSLVFILFAITFWNVLLKIIEK